One region of Centropristis striata isolate RG_2023a ecotype Rhode Island chromosome 3, C.striata_1.0, whole genome shotgun sequence genomic DNA includes:
- the spcs1 gene encoding signal peptidase complex subunit 1: protein MLSIFKSIPSHMDYKGQKLAEQIFQGIILISAVIGFVYGLIIEQFGWTVYIVLAGFAVSCVLTLPPWPMYRRSPLSWQPMLPETCGEPSQKPQETLKKKKHK, encoded by the exons ATGCTGTCTATATTCAAGTCCATTCCCTCGCACATG GATTATAAAGGCCAGAAACTGGCGGAACAGATTTTCCAAGGAATAATACTCATCTCAGCG GTGATTGGATTTGTGTATGGTTTGATCATTGAACAGTTTGGATGGACAGTGTATATTGTCCTGGCTGGTTTTGCTGTGTCCTGTGTg TTGACGCTGCCTCCATGGCCTATGTACAGAAGAAGTCCTCTGTCCTGGCAGCCAATGCTACCAGAGACCTGCGGGGAGCCCAGCCAGAAACCTCAGGAAACTcttaagaagaagaaacacaaaTAA
- the glt8d1 gene encoding glycosyltransferase 8 domain-containing protein 1 — translation MTMRRVNVIILLLLAVAFLIIVQRNLLNLSDILHKENPDAGMILPFESELSPDLKVESVRKGEEIPVLITAAGERLGAVVAAMNSIYQNSKANVVFTIVTLNDTVDHLKVWLSKTRLKKIKYKIVIFKPELLNGKISKEPETLEAAKPLTFARFYLPVYIPEAEKAIYLDDDVIVQGDIQDLYETNLKPGHAAAFSDDCDSASAKGIIRGAGNQNNYIGFLDFKKDAIKKLGMRANTCSFNPGVIIANLTEWRSQNITRQLENWMELNTKEDLYSKTLAESITTPPLLIVFYKRHSTIDPMWHVRHLGMTGAGNRYSYQFVKAAKLLHWNGHYKPWGRTSSFSDVWDKWFIPDPTGKFNPVRKHAEDN, via the exons ATGACAATGAGGAGAG TGAACGTAATAATCCTTTTGCTGCTGGCTGTCGCCTTCCTGATTATAGTTCAACGTAATCTCCTTAACCTCAGTGACATTTTACACAAGGAAAACCCAG ATGCTGGGATGATTCTCCCCTTTGAATCTGAGTTATCTCCGGACCTCAAAGTAGAGTCagtgaggaaaggagaggagatcCCTGTCCTCATCACTGCTGCTGGGGAAAGGCTCGGAGCTGTGGTTGCTGCCATGAACAGCATCTACCAGAACAGCAAAGCCAATGTCGTCTTCACTATAGTGACCTTGAatgacactgtggatcacctCAA AGTGTGGCTAAGCAAGACGcggctaaaaaaaataaaatataaaattgttattttcaaGCCGGAACTCCTCAATGGGAAGATATCGAAAGAACCTGAGACGCTGGAAGCTGCTAAACCG TTGACTTTTGCCAGATTTTATCTACCTGTATACATACCTGAGGCAGAGAAAGCTATCTATTTGGATGACGATGTCATTGTACAAG GGGACATTCAGGACCTTTATGAAACCAACCTCAAACCAGGCCATGCAGCTGCCTTTTCTGATGACTGTGATTCAGCATCTGCTAAGGGCATCATTCGAGGGGCTGGAAATCAG AATAACTATATAGGTTTCCTGGACTTTAAGAAGGATGCTATAAAGAAGCTGGGGATGAGGGCCAACACATGCTCCTTCAACCCGGGGGTCATCATCGCCAACCTGACTGAGTGGAGGAGCCAGAACATCACCCGGCAGCTGGAGAACTGGATGGAACTTAACACAAA GGAGGACCTGTACAGTAAGACACTAGCAGAGAGTATCACCACTCCCCCACTTCTGATTGTTTTTTACAAACGTCACTCTACGATCGACCCAATGTGGCACGTCAGGCATCTTG GCATGACAGGTGCTGGAAACCGCTACTCTTACCAGTTTGTGAAAGCTGCCAAACTCCTCCACTGGAATGGACACTACAAGCCCTGGGGGAGAACATCCTCCTTTTCTGACGTGTGGGACAAGTGGTTCATTCCAGACCCCACAGGGAAATTTAATCCTGTGCGAAAACACGCAGAGGACAACTAG
- the gnl3 gene encoding guanine nucleotide-binding protein-like 3 gives MKRPKLKKASKRVSCSKRYKIQKKVREHNRKLRKEAKKKGVGKRVKKDPGVPSSAPFKEEVLREAEQRRLQIEEEKEKKKQAKKEERAKNRKKERDAASKEEEPKAKKARQDEAEKQPVKPSAPDKNSKKYLCSELNKVIDASDVVIEVLDARDPLGCRCPQLEEAVLQREGKKKLLLVLSKIDLIPKENVERWIQCLQKEFPVVAFKASTQIRDKTVKGRKSRIVASNEVLDKSRAAACFGNGSLTEFLSSFALSKDSEASLKVGVVGFPNVGKSSLINSLKGILACNSGVKRGITKSMQEVHISKSVKVMDSPGIVASPSNPPASMALRSLQVEEGQETVLEAVRTLLKQCDHSQIMLQYNVADFRNSLEFLTLFAKKRGFLLKGGVPNTEQAATTFLDDWTGAKMSYYCKAPENHGLPAYISDAVVAEMQNGWDLNILKRGNEETLKGVKFPSQASSIGFVSKGPTAGLLSVSDNSEEKPSAADTEVELQNDENNEPEQTAQEVNETEAPEKPQEEPLKKKPSRVQFQSLPIDISLSAAKSDDAYDFNTDFK, from the exons ATGAAGCGACCAA AGTTAAAGAAAGCAAGTAAGCGCGTCTCATGCTCCAAACGCTATAAAATACAGAAGAAG GTCCGGGAGCACAACAGAAAGCTAAGAAAAGAGGCAAAGAAGAAAGGAGTGGGCAAACGAGTGAAGAAGGATCCCGGTGTGCCCAGCAGCGCTCCTTTCAAAGAGGAGGTTCTCAGGGAGGCAGAGCAGAGGAGGCTACAG attgaagaagaaaaagagaaaaagaaacaagctAAAAAAGAGGAGCGAGCCAAGAACAGGAAAAAGGAGAGGGATGCTGCAAGTAAAGAGGAAGAACCCAAGGCTAAGAAGGCTCggcag GATGAAGCTGAAAAGCAGCCAGTCAAACCATCTGCCCCAGACAAGAACTCAAAAAAGTACCTTTGCTCTGAATTGAATAAG GTAATTGATGCATCTGATGTAGTTATAGAAGTCCTTGATGCTCGGGATCCACTGGGCTGCAGGTGTCCACAGCTGGAGGAGGCGGTGCTGCAGAGGGaaggcaaaaagaaactgctctTGGTTTTAAGCAAAATAG ATCTGATACCAAAGGAAAATGTGGAGCGGTGGATACAGTGTTTACAAAAGGAGTTTCCAGTGGTGGCGTTCAAAGCATCAACACAGATCAGGGACAAAACAGTG AAAGGCAGGAAGAGCAGGATAGTGGCCTCCAATGAAGTCCTGGACAAATCTCGAGCAGCAGCCTGCTTTGGAAACGGTTCTCTCACTGAATTCCTTTCAAGTTTTGCTCTAAGCAAAGACAGTGAAGCTTCACTCAAAGTGGGTGTAGTTG GTTTTCCAAATGTGGGAAAAAGCAGTCTTATCAACAGTTTGAAGGGAATCCTTGCGTGCAATTCTGGCGTCAAGAGAGGCATCACAAA ATCCATGCAGGAGGTGCACATCTCAAAGAGTGTGAAGGTAATGGACAGCCCAGGAATCGTGGCGTCACCATCCAACCCACCAGCCTCAATGGCTCTGAGGAGCTTGCAGGTGGAGGAGGGCCAGGAGACGGTGCTGGAGGCTGTCAGGACTCTGCTCAAACAGTGTGACCATAGCCAG ATCATGCTGCAGTATAATGTTGCCGACTTCAGAAACTCTCTGGAGTTTCTAACCTTATTCGCCAAAAAGCGTGGATTTCTACTGAAGGGTGGAGTCCCTAACACAGAGCAGGCAGCCACAACTTTCCTTGATGATTGGACAGG AGCCAAGATGAGCTACTACTGTAAGGCACCAGAGAACCACGGCCTCCCTGCCTACATATCTGATGCTGTTGTTGCTGAGATGCAGAACGGCTGGGATCTAAACATTTTGAAGAGGGGCAACGAGGAAACTCTCAAAG gTGTTAAATTCCCAAGTCAGGCCAGCAGTATAGGCTTTGTGTCTAAAGGGCCGACTGCAGGCCTGCTGAGTGTCAGCGACAACTCTGAAGAAAAACCCTCTGCTGCAGACACAGAAGTTGAGCTGCAGAATGATGAGAATAATGAG CCTGAACAAACTGCTCAGGAGGTAAATGAAACCGAAGCCCCAGAGAAACCCCAGGAGGAGCCACTCAAAa AAAAACCCAGCCGTGTGCAGTTCCAGTCTCTCCCCATCGACATCAGCCTGTCAGCAGCTAAGTCGGATGACGCCTATGACTTCAACACAGATTTTAAATGA
- the LOC131962518 gene encoding zinc finger protein 497-like yields MTKLQFLNVFLTERLMLAAQEIYKSVEDTILEYQEEIAIRERENDHLRRRLRDAGIEIWPDRPSMALLDEEDGEHPRREWSPSMGHEERIPIQIKDKRDLRANQGDDQLRGHGSCSTPENMFTPPRVGNEYPQDGPHTSNLPQSQGVENRERDPASRGSSRHVKVESGGGHRGSTSSNSGAQPLAPVNPNCSNENNIDIIGVENGGQMVGAKGNVTGANRGQTSHMRNQAANAVDCPHQKSPLQGHMSSFCCKVCGEAFSHIGHLHVHVQVHTREKPYRCGVCGKCCSSSGRLQEHQRSHTGEKPFRCQICGKGFTQMAHLKVHMRIHTGEKPYSCPVCGKCFSRSDKIKRHLQTHSREGTYFSGQ; encoded by the exons ATGACCAAGCTGCAGTTTTTAAACGTCTTTTTGACTGAGCGTCTCATGCTTGCTGCGCAGGAGATCTACAAATCTGTCGAGGACACGATTTTGGAGTACCAGGAGGAGATAGCGATCAGGGAGCGGGAGAACGACCATTTGAGACGCAGGCTGCGAGACGCTGGGATTGAAATATGGCCAG ATCGTCCGTCCATGGCGCTGTTAGATGAGGAGGATGGTGAACATCCACGGCGTGAGTGGAGTCCCAGCATGGGGCATGAGGAGCGCATCCCTATTCAGATTAAGGATAAAAGAGATCTCCGGGCCAATCAAGGAGATGATCAGCTTCGCGGCCATGGCTCCTGCAGCACACCGGAGAACATGTTTACTCCCCCGCGAGTTGGCAATGAATATCCCCAGGATGGCCCCCATACCTCCAACCTCCCTCAGAGTCAAGGTGTGGAGAACAGGGAGAGGGATCCAGCATCTCGAGGCTCATCAAGGCATGTGAAGGTAGAGAGTGGAGGGGGCCACAGAGGTTCCACGTCCTCCAACAGTGGTGCCCAGCCACTCGCACCAGTCAACCCAAACTGCTCAAATGAGAATAACATTGATATTATTGGGGTGGAGAATGGAGGACAGATGGTTGGTGCTAAGGGAAATGTAACTGGAGCTAACAGAGGACAAACCTCTCACATGCGCAACCAAGCCGCCAATGCAGTGGACTGCCCGCATCAAAAATCCCCCCTACAAGGTCACATGTCTTCCTTTTGCTGCAAAGTTTGTGGTGAGGCGTTCAGTCACATTGGCCACCTGCATGTGCATGTACAAGTGCACACTCGAGAAAAACCTTACCGCTGTGGAGTATGCGGAAAATGCTGCAGCTCATCTGGCAGATTGCAGGAGCACCAGCGAAGCCACACAGGAGAAAAACCATTTCGCTGCCAGATTTGTGGAAAGGGCTTCACACAGATGGCTCACTTGAAGGTACACATGAGGATCCATACTGGGGAGAAGCCATACAGTTGCCCTGTGTGTGGCAAATGCTTCAGCCGttctgacaaaatcaaaagGCATCTTCAGACCCATAGCCGTGAGGGAACATATTTCTCAGGGCAATGA